From the Clupea harengus chromosome 15, Ch_v2.0.2, whole genome shotgun sequence genome, one window contains:
- the LOC105900069 gene encoding uncharacterized protein LOC105900069: MCRSQSPAYSCCLGLRRHPVRVIVRRGFMSCLCAFLQDAVGPDGHGGYHLVVALAHALVDLRHRTFVTQRQAREIIALWQKLSDRDKAAVFPSRYLLKTSHPASVRRAVLGQGAGPAHSPKTSRLMEAILLELCRTHLHDRTTIAGVCIRCWGAVMRDYRIIKNNLYTNPTLVASTRIQLFVISQLTLTQWHNQRNQAMMRDTITMAIPGPSASLTAAEPLSAPRTLLQRPEQPDQPSQHRLPADASGLASTIRGPLAPELYALIIARAGLSSSSASATLSTNAGAMSAPSTATTAPSASSSAPAGAVPRSTAWRWKVQQEKERCAWEEGKDIKDYKKASHFTCRLCGQPKTRQYGHSRYRREVFCTRADGRTVEQWLADKKRQEGAAQPPLPPRYVNSVNS; the protein is encoded by the exons ATGTGCCGCAGTCAGTCTCCGGCATACAG ctgctGCCTCGGGCTGAGAAGGCACCCTGTGAGGGTCATCGTGCGGCGTGGCTTCATGAGCTGTCTCTGTGCTTTCCTGCAGGACGCAGTCGGGCCAGACGGTCACGGCGGCTACCATCTCGTCGTGGCCCTGGCACACGCCCTCGTGGACCTGCGTCACCGCACCTTTGTAACCCAACGGCAGGCCAGAGAAATTATCGCTCTCTGGCAGAAACTGTCTGACCGGGACAAGGCAGCGGTGTTCCCCTCCCGCTACCTTCTTAAGACGAGCCATCCAGCCAGTGTGAGGCG tgctgTCCTGGGCCAGGGCGCGGGGCCGGCACATTCTCCCAAGACCAGCAGACTTATGGAGGCCATCCTGCTGGAACTGTGCCGCACGCACCTCCACGACCGGACTACGATCGCCGGGGTCTGCATCCGTTGCTGGGGTGCCGTCATGAGGGACTACAGAATAATCAAGAACAATCTCTACACCAATCCTACCCTCGTGGCGAGCACCCGCATCCAGCTTTTCGTCATTAGCCAACTGACCCTTACGCAATG gCACAATCAGAGGAACCAGGCGATGATGAGGGacaccatcaccatggcaatACCGGGGCCCAGCGCATCCCTGACAGCAGCAGAGCCCCTGTCTGCCCCACGTACCCTGCTGCAGCGGCCCGAGCAGCCAGACCAGCCTTCCCAACACCGCCTGCCCGCGGATGCCTCTGGTCTGGCTTCCACCATCAGAGGGCCGCTGGCCCCGGAGCTGTATGCCCTCATCATCGCCCGTGCTGGcttatcctcctcctcagcctcagcaACCCTGTCCACCAACGCTGGTGCCATGAGCGCCCCCTCCACAGCCACCACTGCTCCATCTGCCAGCTCCTCCGCCCCTGCTGGAGCAGTTCCACGCTCCACCGCCTGGAGGTGGAAGGTCCAGCAGGAGAAGGAGCGTTGTGCCTGGGAGGAAGGCAAAGACATTAAAGACTACAAGAAGGCCTCCCACTTCACCTGCAGGCTCTGTGGCCAACCAAAGACTAGACAATATGGCCACAGCCGCTACAGGAGGGAGGTCTTCTGCACCCGGGCCGACGGGAGGACTGTGGAGCAGTGGCTGGCGGACAAAAAACGGCAGGAGGGGGCAgctcaaccccccctcccccctagaTATGTAAATAGTGTAAATAGTTAG